The following coding sequences are from one Chelonoidis abingdonii isolate Lonesome George chromosome 4, CheloAbing_2.0, whole genome shotgun sequence window:
- the RASSF10 gene encoding ras association domain-containing protein 10: protein MEPEERKISVWLCQEEKLISGLSRRTTCSDVVRVVLEDNSQRQQLAALQESGGGMLSGPPESYCIVEKWRGFERILPNKTKILRLWAAWGDEQENVRFVLVRSEASLPNTGPRSAEARVVLSKERPCHGLGAARASLALTQEKQRRVVRKAFRKLAKINKKRQQPLAKEASSAERMETLVHLVLSQDHTIRQQIQRLRELDREIDRYEAKIHLDRMKRHGVNYVQDTYLVGASSCELEASLELEPGPGPDGAAGQLEEYGRKCEEVLQLQEQRTRQEELLEHLAGEIQEELNERWMKRRREELAAAKGSSSSLSEPECSTTELSGGAGSELQVEQERVKTQLSTSLYIGLRLSTDLEAIKTDLDYTQRAREDKERELQRLLETLNTLDFADIQAAAQILLPEERAPGGPALHEAGLEAPVGSSDVWEGQARGRCKACEENDEDSDTGLSSMHSQDSDSVPVCESLV, encoded by the coding sequence ATGGAGCCGGAGGAGAGGAAGATCTCGGTGTGGCTCTGCCAGGAGGAGAAGTTGATCTCTGGCCTCTCCAGACGCACCACTTGCTCCGACGTGGTGCGGGTGGTGCTGGAGGACAACAGCCAGCGGCAGCAGCTGGCCGCCCTGCAGGAGTCCGGCGGGGGGATGCTCTCGGGCCCCCCCGAGTCCTACTGCATCGTGGAGAAGTGGAGGGGCTTCGAGAGGATCCTGCCCAACAAGACAAAGATCctgaggctctgggctgcctggggGGACGAGCAGGAGAACGTCCGCTTCGTGCTGGTCCGCAGCGAGGCGTCCCTGCCCAACACGGGGCCCCGCAGCGCCGAGGCCAGGGTGGTGCTGAGCAAGGAGCGCCCCTGCCATGGCCTCGGGGCGGCCCGGGCCAGCCTGGCGCTCACGCAGGAGAAGCAGCGCCGGGTGGTGAGAAAAGCCTTCCGGAAACTGGCCAAGATTAATAAGAAGCGGCAGCAGCCGCTGGCCAAGGAGGCGTCCTCGGCGGAGAGGATGGAGACCCTGGTGCACCTGGTGCTGTCGCAGGACCACACCATCCGCCAGCAGATCCAGCGGCTCCGGGAGCTGGACCGGGAGATCGACAGGTACGAGGCTAAGATCCACCTGGACCGCATGAAGCGGCACGGCGTGAACTACGTGCAGGACACCTACCTGGTGGGGGCCAGCAGCTGCGAGCTGGAGgcgagcctggagctggagccggGCCCGGGCCCGGACGGGGCGGCCGGGCAGCTGGAGGAGTACGGCAGGAAGTGCGaggaagtgctgcagctgcaggagcagcggacGCGGCAGGAAGAGCTGCTGGAGCACCTGGCCGGCGAGATCCAGGAGGAGCTGAACGAGCGCTGGATGAAGCGGCGCCGGGAGGAGCTGGCCGCGGCCAAGGGCTCCAGTTCCAGCCTGTCCGAGCCCGAGTGCAGCACCACGGAGCTGAGCGGCGGGGCCGGCAGCGAGCTGCAGGTGGAGCAGGAGCGCGTGAAGACCCAGCTGAGCACCAGCCTCTACATCGGGCTCCGGCTGAGCACGGACTTAGAGGCGATCAAGACGGACCTGGATTACACGCAGCGCGCCCGCGAGGACAAGGAGCGGGAGCTGCAGCGCCTGCTCGAGACGCTGAACACCTTGGACTTCGCGGACATCCAGGCGGCAGCTCAGATCCTCCTCCCGGAGGAGCGCGCTCCCGGCGGCCCTGCCTTACACGAGGCTGGGCTGGAGGCTCCAGTGGGCAGCTCAGACGTCTGGGAGGGACAGGCCAGGGGGCGGTGCAAGGCCTGCGAGGAGAACGATGAGGACTCGGATACAGGACTGAGCTCCATGCACAGCCAGGACTCTGACTCTGTCCCAGTCTGTGAATCGCTTGTATAG
- the LOC116831643 gene encoding alpha-1,3-mannosyl-glycoprotein 4-beta-N-acetylglucosaminyltransferase C-like, protein MKTWNLPKALAWYWRTLLRLFFLLFLFIILFAIIWSQNKEECLKMGKPGLTSFHATAGEEGTPGLEAAVCEMPPNQNFTVKGYVIDPLPIPYEYLLGAHPTRKRYLSIGISSIHRKNKYYLMRTIESIFSQSSPKELKEIVLVVYLANNDSTLNKQTAKAIRDGFSSHIDEGNLLVICSSLASYPSLQGLQRNFWDKDQSVQHRSKQNVDYAFLVNFCASLSHYYLMLEDDVVCANGFLSIIQQFIRERMEPWTTVAFSTLGYVGKLYHNEDLPKLARFLLLFYDVMPCDWLLELFHQSKAQKEIITFRPSLFQHIGRISSFHTMETIFKDPEFQEDFGDFGDFPAVSCYTDISVFDNYVPEEVCPPGKGVFWGRNVTSGSSFTIVFETPVILQKLQIYTGSAEYKRDILYSGYVELGTVKIKENVSATCRIFRRAGDFRNGKFELDNFGQVMGEQIHCLRIQVTDTKNEWLIIRKINIWVKKG, encoded by the exons ATGAAAACCTGGAACTTACCAAAGGCACTAGCCTGGTATTGGAGAACCTTGCTGAGGTtattttttctcttatttcttttcATCATATTGTTTGCCATTATTTGGAGCCAGAACAAAGAAGAGTGTTTAAAAATGGGAAAGCCTGGATTAACGTCATTTCAT gccacagctggagaggaggggacacCTGGCTTGGAGGCTGCTGTTTGTGAGATGCCACCAAATCAAAATTTTACTGTAAAAGGATATGTGATAGACCCTTTACCGATTCCATATGAATATCTCTTAGGCGCTCATCCTACTAGAAAAA GATATTTGTCGATTGGGATTTCCTCCATTCACCGGAAGAATAAATACTATCTAATGAGAACAATTGAGTCCATTTTTAGTCAGTCTAGCCCAAAGGAGTTAAAAGAGATAGTCTTAGTTGTATATCTAGCAAACAATGATTCTACTCTAAATAAGCAAACAGCCAAGGCGATTAGAGATGGATTTAGTTCACATATCGATGAAGGAAACCTTCTTGTTATATGCAGCTCTCTAGCCAGTTACCCTTCTTTACAAGGTCTGCAAAGGAACTTCTGGGATAAAGATCAAAGTGTCCAGCACAGATCAAAACAGAATGTGGACTATGCttttttagttaatttttgtGCCAGCCTCTCACATTATTATCTGATGTTGGAAGATGACGTGGTTTGTGCTAACGGTTTCCTTTCCATAATACAACAATTCATACGTGAACGGATGGAACCCTGGACCACAGTCGCCTTTTCCACATTGGGCTACGTAGGGAAACTCTATCATAATGAAGATCTTCCCAAACTGGCACGGTTCCTGTTGCTGTTCTATGATGTGATGCCTTGTGACTGGCTCTTAGAACTTTTCCACCAATCCAAAGCGCAGAAAGAAATCATTACCTTCAGACCTTCTCTTTTTCAGCACATTGGCAGAATCTCATCTTTTCACACTATGGAAACTATTTTCAAAGATCCAGAGTTCCAAGAAGATTTTGGGGATTTTGGAGACTTCCCTGCTGTCTCCTGTTACACAGACATATCAGTGTTTGATAACTATGTGCCTGAGGAAGTTTGTCCACCTGGCAAAGGTGTCTTTTGGGGAAGAAATGTAACATCAGGGAGCTCCTTTACCATTGTTTTTGAAACACCTGTCATCCTCCAGAAGCTTCAGATTTATACAGGATCAGCTGAATACAAACGGGACATTCTGTATTCTGGTTACGTGGAACTGGGCACagtgaaaataaaggaaaatgttagTGCAACATgcaggattttcagaagagcgGGAGATTTTCGCAATGGAAAATTTGAATTGGACAACTTTGGTCAAGTTATGGGGGAGCAGATTCACTGCCTTCGAATACAGGTAACAGACACAAAAAACGAATGGCTGAttataaggaaaataaatatttgggtTAAAAAGGGTTAA